From a single Sediminibacterium sp. KACHI17 genomic region:
- a CDS encoding SDR family oxidoreductase, whose protein sequence is MSQFLNKVVVVTGGSDGIGKALVEAFLTLGAKVATCGRNYDKLYQLQSAHPGAPLLIHTADVSKEQDCRQFIDVTIRSFGTIDILINNAGISMRSLFEEVELDTLRKVMDINFWGTVYCTKFALPHILKNRGSIVGISSIAGYRGLPGRSGYSASKFAVNGWMEALRTELLESGTNVLWVCPGFTTSNIRNAALNKAGQSQGESPMDEGKMMSSEECAIHIIKAIEKRKRTIVLTFTGKRTVFMNRFFPSLADKLVRKFFFKNGQLVK, encoded by the coding sequence ATGTCTCAATTCCTCAACAAAGTCGTAGTTGTTACCGGTGGTTCTGATGGAATCGGTAAAGCATTGGTAGAAGCTTTTTTGACCTTAGGTGCCAAAGTTGCAACCTGTGGAAGAAACTATGATAAACTGTATCAGCTTCAATCCGCGCATCCCGGGGCACCATTATTGATCCATACGGCTGATGTCAGTAAAGAGCAGGATTGCAGACAATTCATAGATGTTACGATCCGATCATTTGGTACCATCGATATTCTTATCAACAATGCAGGTATCTCTATGCGTTCTCTTTTTGAAGAAGTTGAATTGGATACTTTGCGTAAAGTGATGGATATCAATTTCTGGGGCACTGTTTATTGTACCAAGTTCGCTTTACCCCATATTCTAAAAAATAGAGGAAGCATTGTAGGGATCTCATCGATCGCAGGTTATCGGGGATTGCCGGGCAGAAGCGGGTACTCTGCTTCTAAATTTGCTGTCAATGGCTGGATGGAAGCACTCAGAACAGAATTGCTGGAAAGCGGCACCAATGTATTATGGGTTTGTCCGGGCTTTACAACTTCGAATATTAGAAACGCCGCATTGAATAAGGCCGGACAATCACAAGGCGAATCACCTATGGATGAAGGTAAAATGATGAGTTCCGAAGAATGTGCGATACATATTATCAAGGCCATTGAAAAAAGAAAAAGAACCATTGTACTTACATTCACCGGCAAACGAACCGTTTTCATGAATCGCTTTTTTCCTTCGCTGGCAGATAAACTGGTCCGAAAGTTTTTCTTCAAAAATGGACAATTAGTGAAATAA
- a CDS encoding SAM-dependent chlorinase/fluorinase — MPILTLTTDIGQRDFLVGAIKGQFLQLDPTANICDITHYLPQTNFPQAAYICANAFAHFPAGTFHLIIANLFESPLKYVLMAKHRQQYIICSDNGLLTMITGEKPKEIIAIPLGAAKNLLQITSAIAVAINTFSKTGQLNSVGQPIDQIDEKYPLRPTVGPDWIEGQILFIDQFENVVINITEAEFNEHRKGRNFKIVFKRNEVIETISANYTAVPETEKLAWFNSAGYLEIALRNGNMAGLFGLQGFNEQLQKTPSIDTSWFYQTIRVFFEG, encoded by the coding sequence ATGCCCATACTAACGTTGACAACTGATATAGGCCAGCGAGATTTTCTCGTGGGTGCTATCAAAGGACAGTTCCTGCAACTGGATCCTACTGCCAATATTTGTGATATCACTCATTACCTGCCTCAAACAAATTTTCCGCAGGCTGCCTATATCTGTGCCAATGCCTTTGCTCATTTTCCGGCCGGCACTTTTCATCTGATCATCGCTAACTTATTTGAATCGCCTTTAAAATATGTGTTGATGGCCAAACATCGCCAGCAATACATCATCTGTTCCGATAATGGCTTATTGACCATGATTACCGGCGAAAAACCGAAAGAAATCATAGCAATACCCTTAGGAGCCGCTAAAAATTTATTACAAATTACCAGTGCTATTGCTGTAGCTATCAATACTTTCTCTAAAACCGGACAACTGAATAGTGTGGGTCAACCCATTGATCAAATTGACGAAAAATACCCTTTAAGACCAACTGTAGGACCCGATTGGATCGAAGGACAGATTTTGTTCATTGATCAGTTTGAGAATGTAGTGATCAATATCACAGAAGCGGAATTCAATGAACATCGAAAAGGCAGGAACTTTAAGATCGTTTTCAAAAGAAATGAGGTCATTGAAACCATTAGTGCCAATTATACGGCCGTTCCGGAAACAGAAAAGCTGGCATGGTTCAATTCAGCAGGATACCTGGAAATAGCACTCCGTAATGGCAATATGGCCGGACTTTTCGGTCTGCAAGGCTTCAATGAACAGCTGCAAAAGACACCTTCTATTGATACCAGCTGGTTTTATCAGACCATCAGGGTATTCTTTGAGGGGTAA
- the lpdA gene encoding dihydrolipoyl dehydrogenase produces MAYDVIVIGSGPGGYPAAIRASQLGFKVAIIEKESLGGICLNWGCIPTKALLKSAQVYEYLKHASNYGINATGTHDFGGVIKRSRGVADKMSKGVQFLMKKNKIDVIMGYGKVQSKGKVEVTAADGSKQIVEAKYIVIATGGRSRELPNLKQDGKKVIGYREAMVLPEQPKSMIVVGSGAIGVEFAYVYNSMGTKVTIVEFMPRIVPVEDEDISKELEKQYKKQGIEIMTNASVESVDTSGAGVKAQVKKQDGSVVTLEADVVLSAVGVVANIENIGLEENGVKTEKGKIIVDKYQQTSLAGVYAIGDCSPGQALAHVAAKEGINAAEHMAYLEKKHHHLPEAIDYNNIPGCTYCIPEISSVGYTEKAAKEAGYEIKVGKFPFVASGKASAAGATEGFVKVIYDAKYGEFLGCHMIGYNVTEMIAEAVVARKLETTAHEILNAVHPHPTMSEGLKEATAAAYGEAIDI; encoded by the coding sequence ATGGCATACGACGTAATCGTTATCGGAAGTGGTCCGGGTGGATATCCAGCTGCTATCCGTGCTTCTCAGCTTGGTTTTAAAGTGGCAATCATTGAAAAAGAAAGTCTGGGTGGTATCTGTCTGAACTGGGGCTGTATTCCTACCAAAGCATTGTTGAAAAGTGCACAAGTATATGAATACCTGAAACATGCTTCTAACTATGGTATCAATGCAACCGGTACCCATGATTTCGGCGGTGTCATTAAGCGTAGTCGTGGTGTAGCTGACAAAATGAGTAAAGGGGTACAGTTCCTGATGAAGAAGAATAAGATTGATGTCATCATGGGCTATGGTAAAGTGCAGTCTAAAGGAAAAGTTGAAGTTACCGCAGCTGATGGCAGCAAACAGATCGTTGAAGCTAAATATATCGTGATCGCAACAGGTGGTCGTAGCCGTGAATTGCCAAACCTGAAACAAGATGGTAAAAAAGTGATCGGATACCGTGAAGCCATGGTATTGCCTGAACAGCCGAAAAGCATGATCGTTGTAGGAAGTGGTGCGATCGGTGTTGAATTTGCTTATGTGTACAACAGTATGGGTACTAAAGTGACCATCGTTGAATTCATGCCTCGTATTGTTCCGGTAGAAGATGAAGATATTTCTAAAGAACTCGAGAAGCAATATAAAAAGCAAGGTATCGAGATCATGACCAATGCTTCTGTTGAATCAGTAGATACTTCAGGTGCAGGTGTGAAAGCGCAAGTAAAAAAACAAGACGGTTCTGTTGTAACGCTCGAAGCTGATGTAGTATTGAGTGCGGTTGGAGTAGTCGCCAATATCGAAAATATCGGTCTGGAAGAAAACGGAGTCAAAACAGAAAAAGGAAAGATCATTGTTGACAAATACCAGCAGACGTCTTTAGCGGGTGTTTATGCGATTGGTGACTGTTCTCCAGGACAAGCACTTGCACACGTTGCTGCTAAAGAAGGAATCAATGCTGCTGAGCACATGGCTTATCTGGAGAAGAAACACCATCATTTACCTGAAGCCATTGATTACAATAATATCCCGGGCTGTACCTACTGTATTCCCGAAATTTCAAGCGTAGGTTATACCGAGAAAGCTGCTAAAGAAGCAGGATATGAGATCAAAGTAGGTAAGTTCCCATTTGTCGCAAGCGGTAAAGCTAGTGCTGCCGGTGCAACTGAAGGTTTTGTGAAAGTGATCTATGATGCAAAGTATGGTGAATTCTTAGGTTGTCATATGATCGGTTACAATGTAACTGAAATGATCGCTGAAGCAGTAGTAGCGCGTAAGCTGGAAACCACTGCACACGAAATTCTGAATGCAGTACACCCGCACCCAACCATGAGTGAAGGTTTGAAAGAAGCTACTGCAGCAGCTTATGGCGAAGCAATAGATATTTAA
- a CDS encoding GrpB family protein, whose amino-acid sequence MQIDIIPHQSIWLDNFERLKEQLQDILSVASDKILHVGSTSIPRLWAKPILDIDIVIEDRSLLTALIAKLEKAGYEYRGDQGVPGRFAFRQRSTQVPLTQAKKIWQAHHLYACFADALALKNHILFKEALLNNPILIDQYNQLKRSLVDEANITREEYTKRKTTFILSVLSQSGLTQEELKEIEAANR is encoded by the coding sequence ATGCAAATCGATATCATCCCACACCAGTCCATTTGGCTAGACAATTTTGAGCGGTTAAAAGAGCAATTGCAAGATATCTTGTCTGTTGCTTCTGATAAGATCCTGCATGTAGGCAGTACATCGATACCCCGTCTTTGGGCCAAACCGATTTTGGATATCGATATTGTTATTGAGGATAGATCATTATTAACCGCATTGATCGCGAAGCTGGAAAAAGCAGGATATGAATACAGAGGAGACCAAGGAGTACCGGGAAGATTTGCATTCAGACAAAGATCAACACAGGTTCCTCTCACACAAGCAAAAAAGATCTGGCAGGCGCATCATTTGTATGCTTGTTTTGCAGATGCTTTAGCGCTAAAAAATCATATCCTGTTCAAAGAAGCACTGTTGAACAATCCAATACTGATCGATCAATACAATCAATTGAAGCGATCGTTGGTGGATGAGGCTAATATCACAAGGGAAGAGTACACCAAAAGAAAAACAACCTTTATTTTGAGCGTTTTATCTCAATCGGGATTGACCCAAGAAGAATTGAAGGAAATAGAAGCGGCTAACCGATAA
- a CDS encoding (2Fe-2S)-binding protein, translating into MAKITFKVNKKEYTIDADPQMPLLWAIRDIVGLKGTKYGCGVAQCGACTVHMDGQPIRSCSIPVIGVANKSITTIEGLSDDNSHPVQAAWIEEQVPQCGYCQSGQIMAAVALLQKKASPTDADIDAAMQGHICRCGTYPRIREAIKKASKKMATKG; encoded by the coding sequence ATGGCTAAGATTACATTCAAAGTAAACAAGAAAGAATACACGATTGATGCTGACCCGCAGATGCCCTTACTTTGGGCCATCCGTGATATTGTTGGCCTAAAGGGAACCAAATATGGTTGTGGGGTGGCACAGTGTGGTGCTTGTACCGTACATATGGATGGGCAACCCATACGTTCTTGTTCCATTCCTGTGATAGGTGTCGCCAATAAATCCATTACTACGATCGAAGGTCTTTCAGATGATAACAGTCATCCGGTTCAAGCTGCATGGATCGAAGAGCAGGTGCCTCAGTGCGGTTATTGTCAATCAGGACAGATCATGGCGGCAGTTGCTTTGTTACAAAAGAAAGCTTCTCCAACAGATGCTGATATCGATGCTGCCATGCAAGGACATATTTGTCGATGCGGGACTTATCCAAGAATACGCGAAGCGATCAAAAAAGCTTCAAAGAAAATGGCAACAAAAGGATAG
- a CDS encoding molybdopterin cofactor-binding domain-containing protein translates to MEPKDISRRKFIRATGLSATALTLGFYFAGESKASTIIKGEDAESYGVSLNSWIHIDTSGKVTIVSHRAEMGQGAYQAIPQMIAEELEVNLDEVNIIFGKGDTVKYGSQVTGGSSTVRGTYKNLLKLSASARQMLITAAAAKWGVPVTECFAQGGHVVHRPSGKKMHYGELVVDASKLEAPKNVQLKKVEDYTLIRKPLPRQDTPLKTNGTAVFGIDKTLPGMLYAMVERNPRLRGKVKSFDDTAALKVPGVKKVFKVTMKVFNTDREGVAVVAESTWAAMQGRKALKVVWDDSGFEYVNTEEIYKKMKAELQSKEGLSAKKQGNPDPVLAQQKNKLDVIYETPYEAHACMEPLNCVAHHKGDAIEIWGPIQAPDWVQGDISEKMGVKKENVVVNMTFLGGGFGRKAFLDYTHEACLISKEIGAPVQVIWTREDDMTQGPFRPGVSYRAEGAVNNGEISAIKFRLCGQNIGHWMGSKKDVPNDSVLEGFQPSYFDSIKNISFSDIPFETPIPIMWWRSVYASTNGFAYESFMDELAVAAGKDPLAFRKQYLKNERCQKLLDKVEQVSGWKTKKPKQGYGVAITECFNSSVAQVVKVSKDATGKIKIDKVWAVIDCGWYVNPDTVRAQVEGSIIMALGAATIHEIHFKDGLTVEKNFNTYRMPRINEIPAIEVHIMDNNEDAGGVGEPGLPPFTPALTNAIYDLTGKRIRKLPFDLSKV, encoded by the coding sequence ATGGAACCAAAAGATATTTCAAGAAGAAAATTCATTAGAGCTACCGGATTATCAGCCACTGCGCTGACCCTGGGTTTTTACTTTGCCGGTGAATCAAAAGCGTCAACGATTATTAAAGGTGAAGATGCCGAGAGTTATGGTGTTTCGCTGAATTCATGGATACATATAGATACGAGTGGTAAAGTGACGATCGTGAGCCATCGTGCAGAAATGGGACAAGGTGCTTATCAGGCGATCCCTCAAATGATTGCAGAAGAATTAGAAGTGAATTTGGATGAAGTCAATATCATCTTCGGTAAAGGAGATACTGTTAAATACGGCAGTCAGGTCACAGGCGGAAGTTCAACCGTTCGTGGTACATACAAGAATTTGTTGAAGCTCAGTGCCAGTGCACGTCAAATGTTGATAACAGCGGCTGCTGCTAAATGGGGTGTGCCGGTTACCGAATGTTTTGCGCAAGGAGGTCATGTTGTACATCGTCCGTCAGGAAAGAAAATGCATTATGGTGAGTTGGTAGTGGATGCATCAAAATTGGAAGCACCCAAAAATGTACAGCTTAAAAAAGTGGAAGACTATACACTCATTCGTAAGCCACTTCCACGCCAGGATACCCCTTTGAAAACCAATGGTACAGCTGTTTTCGGGATTGATAAAACATTGCCAGGCATGCTATATGCGATGGTAGAGAGAAATCCACGCTTAAGAGGTAAAGTGAAATCTTTTGATGACACGGCTGCCTTAAAAGTGCCAGGAGTAAAAAAAGTATTTAAGGTCACGATGAAAGTATTCAATACCGATCGCGAAGGGGTGGCAGTAGTTGCAGAGTCTACCTGGGCAGCCATGCAAGGAAGAAAAGCTTTGAAAGTAGTATGGGACGATTCAGGATTTGAGTATGTGAACACAGAAGAGATCTATAAAAAAATGAAAGCAGAACTTCAATCCAAAGAAGGGCTGTCTGCGAAAAAACAAGGTAATCCCGATCCTGTTTTGGCACAACAGAAAAATAAATTAGATGTGATCTATGAAACACCATATGAAGCACACGCTTGTATGGAGCCTTTGAATTGTGTGGCACATCACAAGGGAGATGCGATCGAGATCTGGGGACCTATTCAGGCTCCGGATTGGGTGCAAGGTGATATCAGTGAAAAAATGGGTGTCAAAAAAGAAAATGTCGTGGTGAATATGACATTCCTTGGTGGCGGATTTGGTCGTAAAGCATTTCTAGATTATACACATGAAGCATGTTTGATCTCTAAAGAAATAGGAGCGCCTGTACAAGTGATCTGGACACGTGAAGATGATATGACGCAAGGACCATTCCGTCCGGGAGTAAGTTATAGGGCTGAAGGTGCTGTCAATAATGGAGAGATCAGTGCGATCAAATTCAGATTATGCGGACAAAATATCGGTCATTGGATGGGAAGCAAAAAAGATGTTCCCAATGACAGTGTGCTGGAAGGCTTTCAGCCAAGTTATTTTGATAGCATTAAAAACATCAGTTTCTCAGATATACCATTTGAAACACCGATTCCAATTATGTGGTGGCGTTCAGTGTATGCTTCTACCAATGGTTTTGCATATGAGAGTTTTATGGATGAGCTAGCGGTGGCAGCTGGAAAAGATCCATTGGCATTCAGAAAACAGTATTTGAAAAATGAGCGTTGTCAAAAATTATTGGATAAAGTAGAACAGGTCTCTGGATGGAAAACCAAAAAACCTAAACAAGGTTATGGCGTAGCCATTACTGAATGTTTCAATAGTAGTGTTGCACAGGTGGTGAAAGTATCTAAAGATGCAACCGGAAAGATCAAGATCGATAAAGTTTGGGCTGTGATTGATTGCGGATGGTATGTGAATCCCGATACAGTTCGGGCACAGGTAGAAGGTTCCATCATTATGGCATTGGGTGCAGCTACGATCCATGAAATACATTTCAAAGATGGTTTAACCGTTGAGAAAAATTTTAATACTTATCGTATGCCAAGGATCAATGAGATCCCTGCGATAGAAGTACATATCATGGATAATAATGAAGATGCAGGTGGAGTAGGAGAACCAGGACTTCCGCCATTTACTCCTGCTTTGACCAATGCGATTTATGATCTTACAGGAAAGCGTATCAGGAAATTACCATTTGACTTAAGTAAAGTTTGA
- a CDS encoding cytochrome c, translated as MRKKLWITTAIVAVVIGTSSFIQSDVQKSITRGKEVYTLYCQNCHMEDGNGMPEVNPPLAKADYMKRPAKDLINVILKGSTGSLTVNGKKYVGAMPAQEYLSDEQIADVLNFVKNSWGHKIPGTITPAIVKAQRK; from the coding sequence ATGAGGAAAAAGTTATGGATTACCACTGCTATTGTAGCAGTCGTTATTGGTACGAGTAGTTTTATTCAGAGTGATGTACAAAAAAGTATTACGAGAGGTAAAGAAGTTTATACACTTTACTGTCAGAATTGTCACATGGAAGATGGAAATGGAATGCCTGAAGTAAATCCACCATTGGCTAAAGCAGATTATATGAAAAGACCTGCTAAAGATCTGATCAACGTGATATTGAAAGGATCTACCGGAAGTCTAACGGTCAATGGAAAAAAATATGTAGGAGCTATGCCGGCTCAGGAATACCTCAGTGATGAACAGATCGCTGATGTATTGAATTTTGTAAAAAACAGTTGGGGTCATAAAATACCGGGTACTATTACGCCCGCTATAGTAAAAGCACAACGCAAATAA
- a CDS encoding XdhC family protein, with the protein MHEIIAIIQAYQQAAAAGKKTALATVVHVEGSSYRRPGARMLITEDAAITGSISGGCLEGDAFRKALHVILSDKAMLVTYDTADEDDAKFGMGLGCQGVIQVLIEPLQGERGTAIIELLQQATASRQYASLVTFFSMNDKKAPQYGSVYLLSEKNESFGMLPLLSKEMIDEEAKQVIQQRRSSFKKYQIDEQECIVFTELIQPPVSLVVIGAGNDVIPVVKMAEMLGWQSVVLDGRPMYASRERFPMPTCQVYHSKAEQILDRVQIDPRTVFVLMSHNYNYDLSVLKVLLQHPLTYIGVLGPQKKMKMMMDDLAANGIQLTDAQKDAIHGPVGLHIGAETAEEIAVSIIAEIQAKITASDTRSLKEKQDAIHRRADLIIESSSSTVI; encoded by the coding sequence ATGCACGAAATCATTGCAATCATACAAGCATATCAACAAGCTGCTGCTGCAGGAAAAAAAACTGCTTTGGCAACAGTTGTGCATGTGGAAGGCTCATCTTACAGAAGACCGGGCGCTCGTATGCTGATCACAGAAGATGCAGCGATCACCGGATCAATCAGTGGTGGATGTCTGGAAGGAGATGCTTTTCGCAAAGCACTGCATGTGATTCTGTCTGACAAAGCCATGCTCGTAACTTATGACACTGCTGACGAAGATGATGCTAAATTCGGTATGGGGCTGGGATGTCAGGGTGTGATCCAGGTATTGATAGAACCATTACAAGGTGAGCGCGGTACTGCTATCATCGAACTCTTACAACAAGCAACCGCTTCCAGACAATATGCTTCCTTGGTAACTTTCTTCTCCATGAATGATAAGAAAGCCCCTCAATATGGTTCTGTCTACTTGCTCTCCGAAAAAAATGAAAGCTTTGGAATGCTTCCATTATTATCGAAAGAAATGATCGATGAAGAAGCAAAGCAAGTGATACAACAACGCAGATCTTCCTTCAAAAAATATCAAATCGATGAGCAAGAGTGTATTGTATTCACAGAACTGATACAACCTCCTGTTTCTTTGGTTGTAATAGGCGCGGGTAATGACGTGATTCCGGTTGTGAAAATGGCTGAGATGTTAGGCTGGCAATCAGTGGTGTTAGACGGCAGACCTATGTATGCAAGCCGAGAGCGTTTTCCAATGCCCACTTGTCAGGTCTATCATAGCAAAGCAGAACAAATATTGGATCGTGTACAAATCGATCCCCGAACTGTTTTTGTATTGATGTCTCACAATTATAATTATGACCTGTCGGTTTTAAAAGTGTTGTTACAACATCCCTTGACCTATATCGGTGTACTTGGGCCCCAAAAAAAAATGAAAATGATGATGGATGACCTGGCAGCGAATGGTATCCAATTAACAGATGCACAAAAAGATGCCATCCATGGTCCTGTCGGTTTACATATCGGAGCAGAAACAGCCGAAGAGATAGCTGTATCTATCATTGCAGAGATACAAGCAAAAATAACAGCATCCGATACGCGTTCATTAAAAGAGAAGCAAGACGCGATCCATCGTAGAGCTGATCTTATCATTGAATCTTCTTCCTCAACTGTTATTTAA